The DNA sequence AATCATGGACACCAACAAGTACCAGGAGATTTTAGGTCAAAATGTAGCTGCTCTGCCAGGAGGCTAAGACTGGGTAGTGGTTGgatcttccagcaggacaatgatccaaacccACACAGAAATGGTTCACTGACCACAGAATCAAGCTGTGGGGTGAGCTGAAGAGGAGAGTCCACAAGCGAGGATCTCAGatccctttatacagtatgtgtttttctttgaacAGTTTTACCTCACAGAAAGGTTCGatttctctcatattttcagtgtaagatcaagctgatgaacaacaaagacatttttcatagcctttttggctcatctttaccaagggtgccaataattctggaggACACAGTACATGCTCAAGCAGATAtctgaaagaaaatcaaaactggAAATGTGACGCATGATTGACATCGAAGAGCTCTTGAAAACCACTTTTTCAACACCTTCCCTTGGTTTGTCGTAGAAGCAGTGCTGATTTAAAACTATGTAGTCAGGAAGACGCACTATTACAGCAGGAACATAGCATGGAAACATGAAACAGTAAAGCTAGGCATACGTCTGTAACACCCCCACTGTATCAgaaatgcattgttttattgatacattaaaaaaaacaacactaccTTCCAATATTCACtgcaatagactggtgtcccatcctggGTGTACCCCACTTtgggcctgttgcttgctgggataggcttcagcttcCCTTGCAACACTGTACAGgataaaaatgtgagaaaatcgATAGATGTATTACACAATTCCTGTTACGCtacaaatgtttcttttgtgtGTAAAATACAGGCTTAAGCAAGAAAAATGGGCGATGCACAGTTGAGTTTCACAAGAAAAACTAATAATTAGTAGGATTTGTCAACAGCTCGTCTACATGAAAGAACTTGAAAGCACTGAGCCCAACAGAAAGTGGAGACCAGCCGGTTCCTAAGCCGACACACAGTGGACCATCAGACGTGCGGGGGGGAGTTAGTCCGGCCGTTCACCGTGACAGCACGTACAGTATTTGGACGGTGGGGTGAAAATGGAGAGCTTGCAAACTCCTCCAGAAGAAACCCCACCACGAATCGAACCCAGAACCCCAGAGCTTCAGGAAAGCAGTGCTAACAGAGAAGCATGCGTGCAGCCCTAATGTAAAGAGCAGCAACGCCAGGCGCCTCTTTCACTCCTGAATCGGAAGGTGTGAGAACAGTTGTCTGCGCTCCGCGCGCGTCTGACATGTTCGCTGGGACAAAGCGTGTCTGCACTGCACACAGATCCGGAGAAGGAAATATCACGACGAGTTTCTCCCTTTCTCCGTTTTAGGCTTTTAATTCTTGAAATCGTTCACCCAGCGCTTTTCCTCCAGATTGATCGGCGAAGCAGAAGAACATTCGAACGAAAATAAAGAAGGAGTTTTATCATTTACAAGACTGTAACTATACAATGGTCATTTTGACAGAAGGAGATATTCACAGTTTCAATTCTATAATAATCTTAGAATTGATGTGAATTCAGACGTTTCGGGACTAGATCTTTTCTTATTCATTTTGTACATCTTGTCAGAAACAACAGCTGTAACAGGAAATATTAGATACCGTGGCCGCAAAATATAGCGAAGATCCTAGTTTATAATATTCATTGTAAACAATCAGCAGTCTGCTCAAGAGAAATGAGTCTCCGCGATCTTCCTCCGGTTTAACTACACTGGCTTTTCCACGGGGTGGATTCCATATCCTGTCCTCCTGCGTGTGAGCTGACCGTGTTCGGGTCCTCGTGAAAATCTTCACTCCACGAACCTGAACGTCATCACGTGCGAAAGTCTCGGTGGCTTTAAAAGGAAGGAGCTCGCAAACGGCAGGTATCGTGGATTTGcgagttgttttcatttcaagatgTGGTTTTCTAGTGGTCTCGCCTTTCGGCTGTTGACCTTGCTGTTCCTCGCAGTTCTGTGTGATGCTGCGCAATGGCGCGCCCGCGCTAACGTCCAATCCGGCATCAGGCGCAAGGGGGTCGCCTTTCTGGACTCGCCTCTGCTGCCAcggcagcagaagcagcaggttATCCGGGCTGTGTCGGCGCAGTGCGGGGAGAGTACGATCGTGGTGCAGGTCAAGACAGACCTGTTCGGCACCGGGCAGCTGATCAACGCTTCGGATCTCAGCCTGGGAGACTGTGCGGTCACCCGGCAGGACACCGCGGCGCAGCTCCTGATCTTCGAGGCTGAGCTGCAGGCGTGTCGCAGTGTGCTGAGTGTAAGTGGTTCTGCCGTTGGGCAGCTTCGGGTTCTCGGCAGTTGGGTGACTGGATCTGTGATCTGTCTAGACCGTGGACGAGCAACTGGTGTACAGCTTCTCTCTCAACTACACCCCGAAGCCGCTGGCCAACACCCCCATAGTGAGAACGAATGGCGCTGTTGTGGGTATCGAGTGTCACTACATGAGGTGAGTcctggaggagcagcagggctgcCTGCCTGGAGCTTGACTCCCTGCTGACACCTGCCTCCTGTGTGCTAGGCTCCACAATGTGAGCAGCAATGCCCTGAAGCCCACCTGGGTCCCCTACACCTCCACCAAGTCTGCTGAGGATCTGCTGGACTTCTCCCTGAGCCTCATGAGTGGTAGGTCTCCCCTGAGATGAAGCACGGTGTGACTGTACAGCCAGTGCAGTTGGATCGATGGGATCTGTGCTTGAGATTGGGGTTCCTTTCCCATCCAGATGACTGGCGCTCCCAGAGGTCCTCCAATGTGTTCTACCTGGGGGACGTCCTGAACATCGAAGCCTCTGTCACCCAGGCCAACCACCAGCCCCTTCGGCTCTTTGTGGACAGCTGCGTGGCCACCTTGGTCCCTGACCagacctccacccccagctactCCTTCATTGAGAACAAAGGGTGGGTGTGACCTCGGGTGGCTTGAGCTAGTGAATACTGCCTGCCGTCTCTCCAGTTCTACACTGCCTTCTCTCCTTTCAGGTGCCTGACTGACGCCAAATCCACAGGCTCCAGCTCGCAGTTCATGCCAAGAACCCAGGACACCAAGCTGCAGATGAAGCTGGATGCCTTCCGGTTCTATCAGGATGCCAGGAGCTCAGTGAGTACTTGATCCTTCTGCTTTTATGGGTTTGTGAAGGTTGTGGAACAGCATTTCCATTACAAGCCCCAGATGGAGGCCTGGGTGTAGCTTGATCCACTCGTGCTCTTGGCAGATCTACATCACCTGCCACCTGAAGGTGACTCCTGCTTCCCAGAGTGTGGACTCCCTGAACAAGGACTGCTACACTGAGGGCAGCAGGTCAGTGAGGAGGCAGGGGGCTGCTGTGTCCAGCTGGTGCTCAGGTGAGGGAGCTGCTCTGACCCTGTGTCCCTGCTGTAGGTGGAGATCAGTGGATGGGAGTGACCAGGtctgcagctgctgtgactcGAGCTGTGTGCCAAGTGTACGATCCAGGTATTGGggtggcaggagcaggagggaccTGGCTTCTACAGGGGGTAAGGCACCCTTGCTCTGCCGCTCATGGCATGGATCTCCTCGGGAAAGTGGGGGTCAAGCAGTGTGGTCTACAGCCAGGCTTGTCCTGCTCTTGTTGCAGCTCCTGAGTGGGAAGCTGATGCCACTGTTGGTCctgtgtttgtgctgcaagAGCAGGTTGCTGAGAGGCCAGTGGAGGCAGAAGGCCAGAGCTCCCAGCTAAGAGCAGAGGAGGGCAAGTCCACAGGTACTGGCAGGAGGTGCTGTCATGTCGGCTGGCCCCTCTCTGTGGCAGTGCCCACTTGCTGAGGCTCCTCTGTGCTTTCTTTCCAGGCCTGCCTGTGGAGGCTGTGATCCTGGCTGGTGTGGTGACTGCGGTGGGGCTGGTCTCTGCTGCTCTGCTGGGGACAGTCCTGCGCAGGAGGAAGCAACACAAACCCATGAACTGACTTGATGTGAATGAGCAATAAACTGGTTGCAAAGGGTCTCTTGCCATGAGCTGCTTCTTGCTGTGCTGGAGGGGGGATCTGTATGGGTTGGGTATGGATGCTGTGCTGTCTGAGGCTATGGCCACTCTTCTTCCAGCTCCTCCAGCAGACTCTACCTGCGGTTTGGAAGAACACCAGCTGTTCCTGTGGGAGTCTCAGGCTTGTTCCTTAGTATCTGCTCAATGGCAGAAGAGCAGGGACATCAAATCGGGGGGAACAACAGCTGCCCTTTCAAGCTTGCCTGGAGGAGAGTCCCACTAGTGCAGGAGCACTTGTGCCATCTCCACCTTAGCCTTGGAGAGAGGATTTTAGGGCTGTTCATCTATTGAGGAGAAGATGTTGAACATACACCTATTAAATGCACAGATGTGGTCCttaattcgtctagaatgaaattctaatgtaTATgatcattatacataaatggttggagatCTAGCATACAGATCCCTTTCTTGGACATCAAAGGTGGGTGTAAAGACCCAGCCGAGAGCGTTTCAGTATTtttacgtatagccgtattttccctGTACCGTGTATGTACGTATATTGGACGAATCCATGTCCCTTTGGGCAGTAGAACATGGGATTAAAATGTAGGAATTTCTGTGAAACTACATGGGGACGCTAGGGACCGAGATTCTCGTCTGTGCTGGTAGCGATTTTTCCTGCCCTTCCCAGGAGCAGTAGAATTTTACTCACAAACGGGTATCGTATTATCCAGCTTCATACCGGTCACAAGGAAACGAATGTTTCTTTCACAAGGGGAGAGACCCGGTATTCTAGCGGTTTTGTCGACCCAGTCTTCCCCCGGGGTTTCAGCACAAAACGCTGAACTCGCGGCTTTAACCTTCTCCGCTGGCCGGGAGAGTCGCCTGGCCCCTGTCACAGCCGCCGCGTGTTTTTCTAGCGCTCTTTCAAGAAAACATTCGCGCCAAACCAGTGGACGAATTCATGTTGAAATATTCTTACATCTCACTTTTCTGCTCGTTGGGGAGAGTAACAACGATGTTTAGTAATACAGCGCAAAAACGCAGTATAATGTACTCTGCgtcttttctgttcaaattCAAATGAACGTTAATAAGTTAAACGCCTGGCCTAAAACATTATCAATTGACGATTATAAATGAATTATAGAAATAAAGGTAGAGCCAAATCGATCATTTAGGAGAAGTCCTCATTGATTGCAAAAGTTATGATGTCCTcattttttcctcagatgttaagacttttgttaaaatgaaaaacaaacttttaaaaatagggctatattttttttccttgtttgccaATATGGAAGAGAAAGAGCATCCCTGCAAGTGTTTAAAAGTTTACTAAGAAGATTAATAAAAATTagagtttaaattgatttttgattagaaaaagtaataaagattcATTACTTTGGAGGCATGTGTCGAGTGTCGATGTTCGTCCCCACGTCctctttcttgaaaaacaaaatatggttACCCTAACAGACGCCATAAATTAGTTTTGAGTCAGATACATTAGTCTAACCCGCATGATATCTAATCTGCAATGCCAGAGTCTACGcgaaaaagggaaaaacagaacaacatttcaaaactgcacactCTCCCGCTAATAGCGAGTTAgctaaaagcaaaaagaaaagtggaaaaacaaaaatctcagCTAGCGGCAGTCGGATTTCACGAGGCCTAATACAAAAGGGAAAGCGGCAATCATCGCTACGTCTGGCTAAACACAACAAGTCATTCAGGGATCGAGACGAGGTCATCACTAAAAGAAGCAATAGACGCCACACATATTTAGTTTTGAGTCGGAGACCTAGGTCTAACGCGCGTGATAGCTCGTTCCAGTCGAACAGGACGCTCCGTGATTAATCAGCTGAGTCTGACGACCCTCCGAGTGTCCGAAATCCTCGTGCGCGCGCTCCGGCCCTACAGCCCTCCAATCGCCGCCCTCAGCCGATCAGGGCGCAGCGAGTATTTCAGGAGCTGAGCGCCGCTTGTTTGCAGTTCCTCGGCGAGTTTCACGGTGGAGAAGTTCATGATCAGAGGGAGGATGGGGTTGTACAGTGTGTTGTTTTTGCTGGTGTTGGATTGGTCTGTAGCTCAGGTTCAGAAGTGCCTGGTTAATGACGGTGATAAGATAGCATGTGGTAACTTGACTATCGGTAAAAGCGACTGTGAAGCTAAAAATTGCTGCTTTGATGTGACCAGCCAAAATCGCTGTTACTATGGGAATGAAGGTGGGTTTTGGGATCTTGAGCGTCTTCTATGATGAGCTTAACAGGCTTGGTTTACCAGCTCTTGCTTTCCTCCAGTGACTGTCCAGTGCACCAGGGATGGCCAGTTTGTGGTGGTCGTGTCCAAGAATGCCACCAGCCCTCAGCTGAGCCTGGGTTCAGTCAGCCTGCAGGGGGGCAGGAGTCCCCCCTGTGGCCCTGTTAGCACCACTGCTGGCTTTGCCATGTTCCAGTTCCCAGTCAGTGCCTGTGGCACCAGCATGAAGGTGAGGGGCTTGATCCTTCAGCTgaggatgttgttcctgtggtgatTCCTGACCTTGTTCATGTGTCCTTCCTCCAGACTGAAGGTGGTGCTGTGGTGTATGAGAACATGATGTCCTCAACATTTGCTGTGATTGGGGGACCTGCTGGCTCCATCACAAGGGACAGTTTCTACAAGTGAGTGAGCAGCTGCTGCTTCCCACAGTGCTCTGGTCTTGCTGGATCCCATGACTGCCTGcttctctctccaggctgttcTTCCAGTGCAGGTAT is a window from the Lepisosteus oculatus isolate fLepOcu1 chromosome 3, fLepOcu1.hap2, whole genome shotgun sequence genome containing:
- the LOC138233235 gene encoding zona pellucida sperm-binding protein 3-like, with the protein product MWFSSGLAFRLLTLLFLAVLCDAAQWRARANVQSGIRRKGVAFLDSPLLPRQQKQQVIRAVSAQCGESTIVVQVKTDLFGTGQLINASDLSLGDCAVTRQDTAAQLLIFEAELQACRSVLSTVDEQLVYSFSLNYTPKPLANTPIVRTNGAVVGIECHYMRLHNVSSNALKPTWVPYTSTKSAEDLLDFSLSLMSDDWRSQRSSNVFYLGDVLNIEASVTQANHQPLRLFVDSCVATLVPDQTSTPSYSFIENKGCLTDAKSTGSSSQFMPRTQDTKLQMKLDAFRFYQDARSSIYITCHLKVTPASQSVDSLNKDCYTEGSRWRSVDGSDQVCSCCDSSCVPSVRSRYWGGRSRRDLASTGAPEWEADATVGPVFVLQEQVAERPVEAEGQSSQLRAEEGKSTGLPVEAVILAGVVTAVGLVSAALLGTVLRRRKQHKPMN